A genomic segment from Gaiellales bacterium encodes:
- the thrB gene encoding homoserine kinase, with amino-acid sequence MPDRVRVTAPASSANLGPGFDCLAVALELRNEVVVSASGGDGTDVHVLGEGAEGVPTDASNLFVRAFAAAGADPAGLSFRMTNRIPLARGLGSSAATIAAGVAAGQAWAGREADPLPDAATLEGHPDNVAAALLGGVTVAWNAATGARALRLRSCPVDFVCVVAADELETSRARAALPAQVEHADAVHTAGRAALLVAALDAGRADAIAEALDDRLHEPFRAPLVPLLAAVRARLAGLPAYGATLSGAGPSVLVWCEPGSGEAVAAGLDGLGARPVPLAVAERGVTVS; translated from the coding sequence TTGCCTGACCGCGTGCGCGTGACGGCGCCGGCGTCGTCGGCCAACCTGGGGCCGGGCTTCGACTGCCTGGCCGTGGCGCTCGAGCTGCGAAACGAGGTGGTCGTGTCGGCCTCGGGCGGCGATGGGACCGACGTCCATGTGTTGGGCGAGGGCGCCGAGGGCGTCCCGACAGACGCCTCCAACCTGTTCGTGCGCGCCTTCGCCGCCGCCGGCGCCGACCCGGCCGGGCTCTCGTTCCGCATGACGAACCGAATCCCGCTGGCGCGCGGGCTGGGATCGAGCGCCGCGACGATCGCGGCCGGCGTCGCCGCGGGGCAGGCGTGGGCGGGACGGGAGGCCGACCCGCTGCCGGATGCGGCGACGCTCGAGGGCCACCCCGACAACGTTGCGGCGGCGCTCCTCGGCGGCGTCACGGTGGCCTGGAACGCCGCGACCGGCGCCCGGGCGCTGCGGCTGCGCTCCTGCCCGGTCGACTTCGTGTGCGTGGTTGCCGCGGACGAGCTCGAGACGAGCCGGGCGCGGGCCGCCCTGCCGGCGCAGGTCGAGCACGCCGACGCCGTGCACACGGCCGGCCGGGCCGCGCTCCTGGTGGCGGCGCTCGACGCGGGCCGGGCCGACGCGATCGCCGAGGCCCTGGACGACCGCCTGCACGAGCCGTTCCGGGCGCCGCTCGTGCCGCTGCTGGCCGCCGTTCGCGCGCGCCTTGCCGGGCTGCCGGCCTACGGCGCCACCCTCTCGGGCGCCGGGCCGTCGGTGCTCGTCTGGTGCGAGCCGGGAAGCGGGGAGGCGGTGGCTGCCGGCCTCGACGGCCTCGGCGCGCGGCCCGTCCCCCTCGCCGTGGCCGAGCGCGGCGTCACGGTCAGCTAA
- the thrC gene encoding threonine synthase has protein sequence MTPGLIERYRDRLPVSAATPVITLGEGGTPLLHAPRVSERAGCDVYLKYEGANPTGSFKDRGMTVAVSKAVEDGAREAVCASTGNTSASAAAYCGRAGLRLAVVLPEGAIARGKLAQAQIAGARVIAIQGDFDDALGLVRELVSRRDIALLNSVNPYRLEGQKTAAFEVVEQLGRVPDWVALPVGNGGNITAYWKGFGEIGAAPRMLAGQAEGAAPLVHRAPVPNPETVATAIRIGNPARLDQALAAVSESNGGVRALPDGAILAAYRLLAQGEGVFCEPASAASVAALLEACADGLVEPRATVVCVLTGHGLKDPDTAGAEGAEILRCPPQIDRLEEVAFASGAEPVVA, from the coding sequence ATGACCCCGGGGCTGATCGAGCGCTACCGCGACCGGCTGCCGGTGAGCGCCGCCACGCCGGTGATCACGCTGGGCGAGGGCGGGACGCCGCTCCTGCACGCGCCGCGGGTGTCGGAGCGGGCCGGCTGCGACGTCTACCTGAAGTACGAGGGCGCGAACCCGACCGGGTCGTTCAAGGACCGGGGGATGACGGTCGCGGTGTCGAAGGCGGTCGAGGACGGCGCCCGCGAGGCGGTGTGCGCGTCGACCGGCAACACGTCGGCGTCGGCGGCGGCCTACTGCGGCCGGGCCGGGCTGCGCCTGGCGGTCGTGCTCCCGGAGGGGGCGATCGCCCGCGGCAAGCTGGCCCAGGCCCAGATCGCCGGGGCGCGCGTGATCGCCATCCAGGGCGACTTCGACGACGCGCTCGGACTCGTCCGCGAGCTGGTCTCGCGCCGCGACATCGCGCTCCTGAACTCGGTCAACCCGTACCGGCTCGAGGGCCAGAAGACCGCCGCCTTCGAGGTGGTCGAGCAGCTCGGCCGCGTGCCCGACTGGGTGGCGCTCCCGGTCGGAAACGGCGGCAACATCACGGCCTACTGGAAGGGCTTCGGCGAGATCGGCGCGGCGCCGCGGATGCTGGCCGGCCAGGCCGAGGGGGCGGCGCCGCTCGTGCACCGCGCGCCCGTGCCGAACCCGGAGACGGTGGCGACGGCGATCCGGATCGGCAACCCGGCCCGGCTCGACCAGGCGCTGGCCGCCGTGTCCGAGTCGAACGGCGGCGTGCGCGCGCTCCCCGACGGCGCGATTCTGGCGGCCTACCGGCTGCTGGCGCAGGGCGAGGGCGTGTTCTGCGAGCCGGCGTCGGCGGCGTCCGTCGCCGCCCTCCTCGAGGCCTGCGCCGACGGCCTCGTCGAGCCCCGGGCGACCGTCGTCTGCGTCCTCACCGGCCACGGACTCAAGGACCCCGACACGGCCGGCGCCGAGGGCGCCGAGATCCTGCGCTGTCCGCCGCAGATCGACCGCCTCGAGGAGGTCGCCTTCGCGTCCGGCGCGGAGCCCGTCGTTGCCTGA
- a CDS encoding NAD-binding protein, with protein sequence MYILIAGGGKVGANLASSLLKMGHEVTLLENDRERYARLEERFEHVVRYGDATELFVLERAGVERADLVVAVTGDDEDNVIVCQVAKEKYGVAKCIARVNDPRNQPHFDMVGVGLTVSATATILALIEHELPEHQLVKLLDLHRENLEIVEFAIEAGSPAAGRSVRDLNLPNKSRLISVTRDGRAEIAIGDTELRPGDLVMAILEPGAEDELKRVLMAVPA encoded by the coding sequence GTGTACATCCTGATCGCGGGTGGGGGCAAGGTGGGAGCCAACCTGGCCTCCAGCCTGCTCAAGATGGGGCACGAGGTCACGCTGCTCGAGAACGACCGCGAGCGCTACGCCCGGCTCGAGGAGCGCTTCGAGCATGTCGTCCGTTACGGCGACGCCACGGAGCTCTTCGTGCTCGAGCGGGCCGGCGTCGAGCGGGCCGACCTGGTCGTCGCCGTTACCGGCGATGACGAGGACAACGTCATCGTCTGCCAGGTGGCGAAGGAGAAGTACGGCGTCGCCAAGTGCATCGCCCGCGTGAACGATCCGCGCAACCAGCCGCACTTCGACATGGTTGGGGTCGGCCTGACCGTGTCGGCGACGGCGACGATCCTGGCGCTGATCGAGCACGAGCTCCCGGAGCACCAGCTCGTGAAGCTGCTCGACCTGCACCGAGAGAACCTCGAGATCGTCGAGTTCGCGATCGAGGCGGGCTCTCCCGCCGCCGGCCGCTCGGTGCGCGACCTGAATCTGCCCAACAAGTCCCGGCTGATCTCGGTCACGCGCGACGGCCGCGCCGAGATCGCCATCGGCGACACCGAGCTGCGTCCCGGCGACCTCGTGATGGCCATCCTCGAGCCCGGCGCCGAGGACGAGCTGAAACGGGTGCTGATGGCCGTGCCCGCGTAG
- a CDS encoding TrkA family potassium uptake protein codes for MKVLIVGCGRVGSALALRMTDDGNDVTVIDEDPEALGRLPEDWPGRFLQGHGLDTDVLVDAGIESADAAIIATDGDNTNIVIAQVAQKRFNVPCVVTRVLDPARAKFYKTLGLQTICATSAVIDTAFQAICDNPGRAA; via the coding sequence ATGAAAGTGCTCATTGTGGGCTGTGGCCGGGTGGGTTCGGCGCTGGCCCTGCGGATGACCGACGACGGCAACGACGTGACGGTCATCGACGAAGACCCCGAGGCGCTCGGGCGCCTCCCCGAGGACTGGCCCGGACGCTTCCTTCAGGGCCACGGCCTCGACACCGACGTCCTCGTCGACGCCGGCATCGAGAGCGCCGACGCGGCGATCATCGCCACGGACGGCGACAACACGAACATCGTGATCGCCCAGGTGGCGCAGAAGCGCTTCAACGTGCCGTGCGTCGTGACGCGCGTGCTCGACCCCGCCCGGGCGAAGTTCTACAAGACGCTCGGCCTGCAGACGATCTGCGCAACGTCGGCGGTGATCGACACCGCCTTCCAGGCGATCTGCGACAACCCCGGGCGCGCGGCGTAG
- a CDS encoding homoserine dehydrogenase: protein MSETRIGLLGFGTVGSAVHRLLGESAEAIERVTGGPVVVAGALVRDPSRRRSAPDGLLTTDFARLRDDPSISVVAEVMGGIEPTRTHLLELMAAGKSVVSANKQLLARHGEELFAEAERRGVQLRFEASVCAAIPVVKVLRESLIVTGVHRIDGIVNGTTNFILTRMVSAGDTYAAALHEAQELGYAEADPTEDVTGADAAAKIAILASIAFHTRVRTDEVDHVGIDGLDLVDVRHASELGYQVKLIASAMQVGEAVCARVHPCLLAADHPLASVQGAFNAVMLRGSSIREVILEGPGAGGEETATAVIGDLLAVIGTSGTGFLQHDGYYRGLHRLPLDELRSPFYLRFEVDDEPGVLAQVAQALAKEGVSVAQVVQHSGRGVHIVILTHTAREGSVRSAARAVAGLGFSRSAPVVLPVLARSA, encoded by the coding sequence ATGAGCGAGACGCGCATCGGACTGCTCGGCTTCGGCACCGTCGGATCGGCCGTCCACCGGCTGCTCGGCGAGAGCGCCGAGGCCATCGAGCGGGTCACCGGCGGGCCCGTCGTGGTGGCCGGCGCGCTCGTCCGCGACCCCTCCCGGCGGCGGTCGGCGCCTGACGGCCTGCTCACCACCGACTTCGCCCGCCTGCGTGACGACCCGTCGATCAGCGTGGTCGCCGAGGTGATGGGCGGGATCGAGCCGACACGCACCCACCTGCTCGAGCTGATGGCCGCCGGCAAGTCGGTCGTGTCGGCCAACAAGCAGCTGCTGGCGCGCCACGGCGAGGAGCTCTTCGCCGAGGCCGAGCGGCGCGGTGTGCAGCTGCGCTTCGAGGCCAGCGTGTGCGCCGCGATCCCGGTCGTGAAGGTGTTGCGCGAGTCGCTGATCGTGACCGGCGTCCACCGCATCGACGGCATCGTGAACGGCACGACGAACTTCATCCTCACGCGCATGGTCTCCGCCGGCGACACCTACGCCGCCGCGCTGCACGAGGCGCAGGAGCTGGGCTACGCGGAGGCCGACCCCACCGAGGACGTGACCGGCGCCGACGCCGCCGCCAAGATCGCGATCCTGGCGTCGATCGCCTTCCACACGCGGGTACGCACGGACGAGGTCGACCACGTCGGCATCGACGGGCTCGACCTGGTCGACGTCCGCCACGCCTCCGAGCTCGGCTACCAGGTGAAGCTGATCGCCTCGGCGATGCAGGTCGGCGAGGCGGTGTGCGCCCGCGTCCATCCCTGCTTGCTCGCGGCCGACCATCCGCTCGCGTCGGTACAGGGCGCGTTCAACGCGGTGATGCTGCGGGGGAGCTCGATCCGCGAGGTCATCCTCGAGGGCCCCGGCGCCGGTGGCGAGGAGACCGCCACGGCCGTGATCGGCGACCTGCTGGCCGTGATCGGGACGTCGGGCACCGGCTTCCTGCAGCACGACGGCTACTACCGCGGCCTGCACCGGCTGCCGCTCGACGAGCTGCGCAGCCCCTTCTACCTGCGCTTCGAGGTGGACGACGAGCCCGGCGTGCTCGCCCAGGTTGCCCAGGCGCTCGCCAAGGAGGGCGTGTCGGTGGCCCAGGTCGTGCAGCACTCCGGACGGGGCGTCCACATCGTCATCCTCACCCACACGGCCCGCGAGGGCTCGGTGCGGTCGGCCGCGCGCGCGGTCGCGGGGCTCGGCTTCAGCCGGTCTGCGCCGGTAGTGCTTCCGGTGCTCGCACGCTCGGCCTGA
- a CDS encoding MFS transporter, with translation MKRAHFLDPDLRRLMTSAVLVVAGTEATAIVLALSVLRMTGSTYWVSAVLAASLGLAMLLGPFGGVVADRYDRRRVLVGVAVAETVIFATAALAATRPWELLAAAALAAIAAVPYGPAQAAAVQALISDERLPGANAALFGSNQVAVLVAPAAAGLAFALVGGRAAMAAIALAYMGAALAVARVHGDTRPDPEPRRGFVREASAGFGELIRARMVFTTTVAVAIMIAVDGAVVVAMIPLAGSFHAGGSGFGIEMSACGLGMLAGSWLGGRLTARRDPLHVFAAGSAAFGLGIGMVAIAPAFAVVLLGLALSGAGNGLFGTAEMLIYQRHLPNRLMGRVRAAAVSILNGTYALSMVCAGTLIHAVGVSGVFALGGLAGALATAVVVAVAVRPSVRAPEALPAQTG, from the coding sequence TTGAAGCGCGCACACTTCCTCGATCCCGATCTGCGCCGCCTGATGACCTCCGCCGTCCTGGTGGTCGCGGGCACGGAGGCCACGGCGATCGTGCTGGCGCTGAGCGTTCTTCGGATGACCGGGAGCACCTACTGGGTGTCCGCCGTGCTGGCGGCATCCCTGGGCCTGGCGATGCTCCTCGGCCCCTTCGGCGGCGTCGTCGCCGACCGCTACGACCGCCGCCGTGTGCTGGTGGGCGTCGCGGTGGCCGAGACGGTCATCTTCGCGACGGCGGCCCTCGCCGCCACCCGGCCGTGGGAGCTGCTGGCGGCCGCCGCACTCGCCGCCATCGCAGCGGTCCCGTACGGGCCCGCCCAGGCGGCGGCGGTGCAGGCCCTGATCTCCGACGAACGCTTGCCGGGGGCGAACGCGGCGTTGTTCGGTTCGAATCAGGTGGCGGTGCTGGTAGCTCCCGCGGCAGCGGGTCTCGCGTTCGCGCTCGTCGGCGGGCGCGCGGCGATGGCCGCGATCGCCCTCGCCTACATGGGCGCGGCGCTCGCAGTCGCCCGCGTGCATGGCGACACCCGGCCGGATCCGGAGCCGCGGCGCGGCTTCGTCCGCGAGGCGTCGGCCGGGTTCGGCGAGCTCATCCGGGCGCGGATGGTCTTCACGACGACGGTCGCCGTGGCGATCATGATCGCCGTCGACGGCGCGGTCGTCGTGGCGATGATCCCGCTGGCGGGCTCGTTCCACGCCGGCGGCAGCGGCTTCGGCATCGAGATGAGCGCCTGCGGCCTCGGCATGCTGGCCGGCTCGTGGCTCGGCGGCCGGCTGACCGCCCGCCGCGATCCGCTCCACGTCTTCGCCGCCGGCTCGGCGGCCTTCGGCCTCGGCATCGGCATGGTGGCGATCGCCCCGGCCTTCGCCGTCGTGCTCCTCGGCCTCGCCCTCTCCGGCGCGGGCAACGGCCTCTTCGGCACGGCCGAGATGCTGATCTACCAGCGCCACCTGCCCAACCGGCTGATGGGCCGCGTCCGGGCGGCGGCCGTCTCGATCCTGAACGGCACCTACGCGCTCTCGATGGTGTGCGCCGGCACGCTGATCCACGCGGTCGGCGTGAGCGGCGTGTTCGCCCTGGGGGGCCTCGCCGGCGCCCTCGCGACGGCCGTCGTCGTCGCGGTGGCCGTCAGGCCGAGCGTGCGAGCACCGGAAGCACTACCGGCGCAGACCGGCTGA
- a CDS encoding amino acid permease: MARKIPSLGRFLGAPSLYAMAYGEISSSLYYALGLTAIYALSLTPVVFLVAGILFAFAAAAYAEGGATLSEPGGSSALARRAWGDLVGFIAGWATVLDFVITVSLSALFLPHYVSGALGQDPGAISVHEAAAYAVGTLVIITTVRLARRTEIYTTGVAVAALDLIVQVSLAVLGLALLFSWSALTRNIDVGSVPTWNSLAFSFPIAMIGYTGLEKVSSVAALAKDPERSVPDSVRSSVFTVVIVYAAVATAASSAFPTTPDPTVVPAHGTTELGTTWQNAPMLGLAERIGSHGPDWFAVALRIGVGATACAILVLAISTSFSGCGRLAAAMGRHDQLPPVFGRASRRVLHPPAAILGVGLLSIGFIVVGALYHGQEVITLASLYSFGILIAFMLTQAAVVWLRITEPDLPRPFMMKGNVWIRGRLIPITSVVGTLLAFVAWVIALGTHPGARVVGPLWMVAGLAVYVVVRVRAGLPIIERVDEVLPPPEDVTDVAYSTIVVPLERLDAVAEETMAASCRIAVDSGAVVVGVSAIYVPVREPIDIPMPEREQEVEEVQELARSLASEYGVEYRSVVSRTRSPGRLIVDAAIEYGAQLIMVGSPYKRRLATSLHEEFFGQTVDFILRKAPCRVIVTHFPAEVAGESASV; encoded by the coding sequence ATGGCGCGCAAGATCCCGTCTCTGGGCCGGTTCCTGGGCGCCCCGTCGCTCTACGCGATGGCGTACGGCGAGATCTCCTCGTCGCTCTACTACGCCCTCGGCCTGACCGCGATCTACGCGCTGTCGCTGACGCCGGTCGTGTTCCTCGTGGCGGGGATCCTGTTCGCGTTCGCCGCGGCCGCCTACGCCGAGGGCGGCGCGACGCTCTCCGAGCCGGGCGGCTCCTCCGCCCTGGCGCGGCGGGCGTGGGGCGACCTCGTCGGCTTCATCGCCGGCTGGGCGACCGTCCTCGACTTCGTGATCACGGTCTCGCTGTCGGCGCTGTTCCTGCCGCACTACGTGTCGGGAGCGCTGGGTCAGGACCCGGGGGCGATCTCGGTGCACGAGGCGGCCGCCTACGCGGTCGGGACCCTGGTGATCATCACCACCGTGCGGCTCGCCCGCCGCACCGAGATCTACACGACCGGGGTCGCCGTCGCCGCGCTCGACCTGATCGTGCAGGTCAGCCTGGCGGTGCTGGGCCTGGCGCTGCTGTTCTCGTGGAGCGCGCTCACCCGCAACATCGACGTCGGGTCGGTGCCGACCTGGAACTCGCTGGCCTTTTCGTTCCCGATCGCGATGATCGGCTACACCGGCCTCGAGAAGGTGAGCAGCGTGGCCGCGCTCGCGAAGGATCCCGAGCGCTCGGTGCCCGACAGCGTCCGCTCGTCGGTCTTCACCGTCGTCATCGTGTACGCCGCCGTGGCCACCGCGGCGTCGTCGGCGTTCCCGACGACGCCGGATCCGACGGTGGTGCCCGCCCACGGCACGACCGAGCTCGGGACCACGTGGCAGAACGCGCCGATGCTCGGGCTCGCCGAGCGCATCGGCAGCCACGGCCCGGACTGGTTCGCCGTCGCCCTGCGCATCGGCGTCGGCGCCACCGCCTGCGCGATCCTGGTGCTCGCGATCTCGACGAGCTTCTCGGGCTGCGGCCGCCTGGCCGCGGCGATGGGCCGGCATGACCAGCTCCCGCCGGTGTTCGGCCGCGCGAGCCGGCGCGTGCTCCACCCGCCCGCCGCGATCCTCGGCGTCGGCCTGCTCTCGATCGGGTTCATCGTCGTCGGCGCGCTCTACCACGGGCAGGAAGTGATCACGCTGGCGTCGCTCTACAGCTTCGGGATCCTGATCGCGTTCATGCTGACGCAGGCCGCCGTCGTCTGGCTGCGGATCACGGAGCCCGACCTGCCGCGCCCGTTCATGATGAAGGGGAACGTCTGGATCCGCGGCCGGCTGATCCCGATCACGTCGGTCGTCGGGACGCTGCTGGCGTTCGTGGCGTGGGTGATCGCGCTCGGCACGCACCCCGGCGCGCGGGTGGTCGGGCCGCTGTGGATGGTGGCGGGCCTCGCCGTCTACGTCGTCGTGCGCGTCCGCGCGGGCCTGCCGATCATCGAGCGCGTCGACGAGGTCTTGCCGCCGCCGGAGGACGTGACCGACGTCGCCTACTCGACCATCGTCGTCCCGCTCGAGCGGCTCGACGCCGTGGCGGAGGAGACGATGGCCGCGTCGTGCCGGATCGCGGTCGACTCGGGCGCGGTGGTGGTCGGGGTGAGCGCCATCTACGTGCCGGTGCGGGAGCCGATCGACATCCCGATGCCCGAGCGCGAGCAGGAGGTGGAGGAGGTGCAGGAGCTGGCCCGGTCGCTGGCCTCGGAGTATGGCGTCGAGTACCGGTCGGTCGTCTCGCGCACGCGCAGCCCGGGGCGGCTCATCGTCGACGCCGCGATCGAGTACGGCGCCCAGCTGATCATGGTCGGCTCGCCATACAAGCGCCGGCTGGCCACCAGCCTGCACGAGGAGTTCTTCGGCCAGACGGTGGACTTCATCCTCCGCAAGGCCCCGTGCCGCGTGATCGTGACGCATTTTCCGGCGGAAGTTGCAGGCGAGTCGGCGAGTGTGTAA
- a CDS encoding DUF6596 domain-containing protein, whose amino-acid sequence MRVDRRRHRSGGPDPLGPQRLDRGAAIGGAVGADAAAAAFREHWGRAVAALMRRFGDADLAEESVQEAFGRAAARWPADGTPDSPLGWIVATAGNVAVDRLRRERALRERLPALAAAPARPDPDPFEEHDVVPDDRLELIFTCCHPALAAEASVALTLRLVAGLTTAEIARAFLVPEPSMAQRLVRAKAKIRMAGIPFRRPPGHLLAERLDHAAAVVYLVFNEGYSASSGADVVRRDLCDESIRLARLLVSLLPSEPEPRGLLALMLLHHARAAARTTAAGEIVLLEDQDRGRWDAGMIRSGSAELRLAERAGVTGPYQLQAAIAEQHACAGTFAETDWSRVAALYAQLARVAPSPVVDLNHAAAVSLADGPAHGLVLVDALAASGALDRYHLLHAARADMLRRLGRPADALAAYTRALELAHGDADRAFLERRRAEMQALIG is encoded by the coding sequence CTGCGAGTCGATCGACGACGCCATCGAAGCGGCGGGCCGGATCCCCTCGGCCCGCAACGGCTCGATCGAGGTGCGGCCATTGGTGGAGCGGTAGGAGCCGACGCGGCCGCCGCCGCGTTCCGCGAGCACTGGGGACGCGCGGTGGCGGCGCTCATGCGCCGTTTCGGCGACGCCGACCTGGCCGAGGAGTCGGTGCAGGAGGCGTTCGGCCGGGCGGCGGCCCGGTGGCCGGCCGACGGCACGCCGGACTCGCCGCTCGGCTGGATCGTCGCCACGGCCGGGAACGTCGCCGTCGACCGCCTCCGTCGCGAGCGGGCGTTGCGCGAGCGGCTCCCGGCCCTCGCGGCCGCGCCCGCCCGGCCCGACCCCGACCCGTTCGAGGAGCACGACGTGGTGCCCGACGACCGACTGGAGCTGATCTTCACCTGCTGCCACCCGGCGCTCGCGGCCGAGGCCAGCGTCGCGCTCACCCTGCGTCTGGTGGCCGGCCTGACGACCGCCGAGATCGCCCGCGCCTTCCTCGTGCCGGAGCCGTCGATGGCCCAGCGGCTGGTGCGGGCCAAGGCCAAGATCCGCATGGCCGGGATCCCGTTCCGGCGCCCGCCCGGCCACCTGCTGGCCGAGCGGCTCGATCATGCCGCGGCCGTGGTCTACCTCGTCTTCAACGAGGGCTACTCGGCGTCGTCCGGGGCGGACGTCGTCCGCCGCGACCTGTGCGACGAGTCGATCAGGCTCGCCCGCCTGCTCGTCTCGCTGCTCCCGTCCGAGCCGGAGCCGCGCGGCCTGCTCGCCCTGATGCTGCTGCACCACGCCCGCGCCGCCGCCCGGACGACCGCGGCCGGCGAGATCGTCCTGCTCGAAGACCAGGACCGGGGCCGCTGGGACGCGGGGATGATCCGGTCGGGCTCGGCCGAGCTGCGCCTGGCCGAGCGGGCCGGGGTGACGGGGCCGTACCAGCTCCAGGCGGCGATCGCCGAGCAGCACGCGTGCGCGGGCACGTTCGCCGAGACCGACTGGAGCCGGGTCGCCGCCCTCTATGCGCAGCTCGCGCGCGTCGCGCCGTCGCCCGTCGTCGACCTCAACCACGCGGCCGCCGTCTCGCTGGCCGACGGGCCGGCCCACGGCCTCGTGCTGGTCGACGCGCTGGCCGCCTCTGGCGCGCTCGACCGCTACCACCTGCTGCATGCGGCGCGGGCGGACATGCTGCGCCGGCTGGGCCGCCCGGCCGACGCCCTGGCCGCCTACACGCGGGCGCTCGAGCTCGCCCACGGCGACGCCGACCGCGCGTTCCTCGAGCGCCGCCGCGCCGAGATGCAAGCCCTGATCGGCTGA
- a CDS encoding YciI family protein, with protein sequence MKYMLAIYTDETDLAQMTDEARGAMYAEYATFAEDMGRRGMMVDGAELRPTTAATTVRVRDGQPLVTDGPFAETKEQLGGYFVLDCESIDDAIEAAGRIPSARNGSIEVRPLVER encoded by the coding sequence ATGAAGTACATGCTTGCGATCTACACGGACGAGACCGACCTCGCCCAGATGACCGACGAGGCCCGCGGGGCGATGTACGCCGAGTACGCCACGTTCGCCGAGGACATGGGCCGGCGCGGGATGATGGTCGACGGCGCCGAGCTGCGGCCGACTACGGCCGCCACGACCGTCCGCGTGCGCGACGGCCAGCCCCTGGTCACCGACGGCCCGTTCGCCGAGACGAAGGAACAGCTGGGCGGCTACTTCGTGCTCGACTGCGAGTCGATCGACGACGCCATCGAAGCGGCGGGCCGGATCCCCTCGGCCCGCAACGGCTCGATCGAGGTGCGGCCATTGGTGGAGCGGTAG